The following are encoded together in the Coffea arabica cultivar ET-39 chromosome 1c, Coffea Arabica ET-39 HiFi, whole genome shotgun sequence genome:
- the LOC113688401 gene encoding L-ascorbate oxidase homolog, producing MERVTLVALLLCLSAGALLVQAEDPYLFFDWKVTYGTIAPLGVPQQGILINGQFPGPRINCTSNNNIVVNVFNQLDEPLLLTWAGVQQRKNSWQDGTLGTMCPILPGQNYTYHFQVKDQIGSYFYYPTVGLQKAAGGMGPLNVHSRDLIPVPFDWPADEYNVLVGDWYTKGHKALKNMLDSGRSLGRPDGIQINGKSAKVGDNVEPLFTMEPGKTYRYRVCNVGLKTSINFRIQGHPLKLVEIEGSHTVQYDFDSLDVHVGQCLSVLVTADKEPKDYYFVASSRFIQAPLSSVGIIRYTNGKGPASPELPPSPPVGSAGIAWSMNQFRSFRWNLTASAARPNPQGSYHYGQINITRTIKLVNSESRVGGKLRYAINGVSHIDTPTPLKHAEYFGVADKLFQYNLVKDDGSAVNTPAPIIAPSVVNATFRNFVEIIFENHEKTIQTYNLDGYSFFAVAVEPGTWSPEKRKNYNLLDAISRHNVQVYPGSWAAIMTTLDNAGMWNLRSEMQHRAYLGQQLYFSVLSPARSLRDEYNLPDNQPLCGGIVEKLPLPAPYTA from the coding sequence ATGGAAAGAGTGACCTTGGTGGCTTTGTTGCTCTGCCTCTCTGCTGGGGCCTTGTTGGTGCAAGCAGAAGATCCGTATCTTTTCTTCGATTGGAAGGTCACATACGGCACGATAGCTCCTTTGGGTGTCCCTCAACAGGGTATCCTTATCAATGGACAGTTCCCAGGGCCTAGGATAAATTGCACTTCCAACAACAACATTGTCGTCAATGTCTTCAATCAACTAGACGAGCCATTGCTTTTGACCTGGGCAGGAGTCCAGCAGAGGAAGAACTCTTGGCAGGATGGCACCTTGGGTACAATGTGCCCAATTTTGCCCGGACAGAACTACACCTATCATTTCCAAGTCAAGGATCAGATTGGAAGCTATTTCTACTACCCTACTGTAGGCTTGCAAAAGGCGGCCGGTGGCATGGGTCCTCTGAACGTCCACAGTCGTGACCTCATCCCCGTTCCTTTTGACTGGCCTGCAGATGAGTACAACGTTCTAGTTGGCGACTGGTACACCAAAGGCCACAAGGCCTTGAAGAACATGTTGGACAGCGGTCGATCACTTGGCAGGCCCGACGGCATTCAAATCAATGGCAAATCTGCCAAGGTGGGTGACAATGTTGAGCCCCTTTTCACCATGGAGCCTGGAAAGACCTACAGATATCGGGTGTGCAACGTAGGGTTGAAAACCTCCATCAACTTCAGGATCCAAGGCCACCCCTTGAAACTCGTAGAGATAGAGGGTTCTCACACCGTCCAGTATGATTTCGATTCCCTTGACGTTCACGTTGGCCAGTGCCTTTCTGTCTTGGTCACCGCCGACAAAGAGCCCAAGGACTACTATTTTGTAGCTTCCAGCAGGTTCATCCAGGCGCCACTCTCCTCGGTAGGCATCATCCGTTACACCAACGGGAAAGGCCCTGCCTCTCCTGAGCTCCCACCTTCCCCACCGGTAGGCTCAGCAGGCATTGCATGGTCCATGAATCAGTTCCGCTCATTCCGATGGAATCTCACTGCCAGTGCTGCTCGTCCCAATCCTCAAGGCTCCTACCATTATGGCCAAATCAACATCACTCGCACCATTAAGCTCGTCAACTCTGAGTCTCGTGTTGGGGGAAAGCTTCGTTATGCGATCAACGGTGTCTCCCACATAGACACCCCAACTCCATTGAAGCATGCAGAGTATTTTGGTGTCGCTGACAAGCTGTTCCAATATAACCTTGTCAAGGATGACGGATCGGCAGTCAACACCCCAGCGCCGATCATCGCCCCAAGTGTGGTGAACGCTACTTTCCGCAACTTCGTGGAGATCATCTTTGAGAACCACGAGAAGACCATCCAGACATACAATCTTGATGGCTACTCCTTCTTTGCAGTGGCAGTTGAACCGGGAACATGGAGCCCGGAGAAGAGGAAAAACTACAACCTCCTTGATGCCATAAGCAGGCACAACGTTCAAGTTTACCCAGGATCCTGGGCAGCCATCATGACAACTCTTGATAATGCTGGAATGTGGAACTTGAGGTCAGAAATGCAGCATAGAGCTTACCTAGGCCAGCAACTCTATTTCAGTGTCTTATCCCCTGCACGCTCCTTGAGAGATGAATACAACCTTCCTGACAACCAGCCGTTGTGCGGTGGAATTGTGGAGAAGTTGCCATTGCCCGCTCCATACACAGCTTAA